Proteins encoded together in one Rossellomorea sp. y25 window:
- a CDS encoding cell wall hydrolase — protein sequence MPRVKYTDADVALMARMMRAEAEGEGKQGMLYVGNVIVNRARADCLDFKKVRSIRQVIFQVQGGNYSFEAVQKGNLFYNRARSVEKRLAKQNLDYWAQHPAKYALWYFNPYAPCPPTWYDQPFSGQFKNHCYYEPAAGTCASVY from the coding sequence ATGCCAAGAGTCAAATATACAGATGCAGACGTTGCCTTGATGGCAAGGATGATGAGAGCCGAGGCGGAAGGTGAAGGAAAACAAGGGATGTTGTATGTTGGAAATGTCATCGTGAATCGGGCGAGAGCGGATTGCCTGGACTTCAAGAAGGTAAGGTCCATCCGGCAAGTCATCTTTCAAGTGCAAGGAGGAAATTATTCCTTTGAAGCCGTTCAAAAAGGTAATCTCTTCTATAACAGAGCGAGATCGGTTGAGAAAAGATTAGCAAAGCAGAATCTGGACTATTGGGCGCAGCATCCGGCGAAATATGCTCTTTGGTATTTCAATCCTTATGCCCCGTGTCCTCCAACTTGGTATGATCAGCCTTTTTCAGGGCAATTCAAAAACCATTGTTATTACGAACCAGCAGCCGGAACGTGTGCCAGTGTTTATTGA